In Nitrospira sp., one genomic interval encodes:
- a CDS encoding NADH-quinone oxidoreductase subunit B family protein — protein MFRIIAKSLATGVVTGRHPEADHALEPVSPEAIEKAKPFRRSLTIRAVDTGSCNACEMELNALINPIYDVERFGVHIAASPRHADALVVTGPVTVNMERPLKEVYKATPDPKLVIALGDCALTCGVFKGSYAVTGPVDRHLPVDVRIPGCPPKPAEILAALSDLRGENLPPHQ, from the coding sequence ATGTTTCGGATCATTGCTAAGAGCCTCGCGACCGGCGTCGTGACGGGCCGGCATCCAGAGGCGGATCACGCTCTGGAGCCGGTCAGCCCTGAGGCGATCGAAAAGGCCAAGCCTTTCCGGCGTTCTCTCACGATTCGCGCGGTGGATACCGGGTCCTGCAACGCCTGTGAGATGGAGCTGAACGCGTTGATCAATCCGATCTATGACGTGGAGCGATTCGGGGTACACATCGCCGCTTCACCGCGCCACGCCGACGCGCTGGTCGTCACTGGTCCTGTGACCGTGAACATGGAGCGGCCGCTGAAGGAAGTCTACAAGGCGACCCCTGATCCCAAGCTTGTGATCGCCCTGGGGGATTGCGCGCTGACTTGCGGAGTCTTCAAGGGCAGTTATGCGGTCACCGGTCCGGTGGACCGGCACCTGCCTGTGGATGTGCGTATTCCCGGTTGCCCGCCTAAACCGGCGGAGATCCTCGCGGCGTTGTCCGACCTGCGAGGAGAGAACCTCCCGCCCCACCAATGA